A genomic window from Diospyros lotus cultivar Yz01 unplaced genomic scaffold, ASM1463336v1 tig00011517_3, whole genome shotgun sequence includes:
- the LOC127793513 gene encoding S-protein homolog 29-like: MYQKRQCFHSPNKSMSRFFLPSMILMMICSSSPTSCEQQDISFQKTAVHIRNDLSDPFRVQCQSKDNDIGMQTLNPGQLLSWRFVPHWFFGEDTLFFCHFYWGPHERIFDVYNNKVASYCSDKYTNDKICYWSVRSDGFYFSGTNGPNSYAFWYGWE, encoded by the coding sequence ATGTACCAGAAGAGACAGTGCTTCCACAGTCCCAACAAGAGCATGTCCCGCTTCTTCCTTCCCTCGATGATTCTAATGATGATTTGTTCCAGCAGCCCAACATCCTGCGAGCAACAGGACATCAGTTTCCAGAAAACTGCAGTCCATATCCGTAACGACCTCTCAGACCCATTTCGGGTTCAGTGTCAATCCAAAGACAACGACATTGGCATGCAAACACTGAACCCTGGGCAACTTCTTAGTTGGAGATTCGTTCCCCATTGGTTTTTCGGAGAGGACACTCTCTTCTTCTGCCATTTTTATTGGGGCCCCCATGAGAGAATCTTTGATGTCTACAATAATAAAGTAGCTAGCTACTGTTCGGATAAGTACACGAACGACAAAATTTGCTATTGGTCTGTCAGATCGGATGGTTTCTATTTTAGTGGAACCAATGGACCCAATAGTTATGCCTTCTGGTATGGGTGGGAATAA